The Gemmatimonadota bacterium genome window below encodes:
- the miaB gene encoding tRNA (N6-isopentenyl adenosine(37)-C2)-methylthiotransferase MiaB — translation MTKSLTEAGRAYVETYGCQMNVADGELMEGILAADGYEIVSSPEEADVILVNTCAIRDHAERRVLGRIGQLSGLKRGHPGLLIGVTGCMAQRLGRTLFNQASQVDLVVGPDAYRSLPDQLRRLRGQRGETEVEAKPCVVRPGKRRTQLAVLDLDPEESYEGLEQRREAGASAWVPIQRGCDHRCTFCIVPYVRGPEKNRRPEEVVAEVRGLAARGVTEVTLLGQTVNSYRRGDWNFARLLREVARIAGIRRVRFTSPHPNDVTRELVEVMAEEEAVCEHLHLPVQSGSDQVLRRMLRRYTVESYLEKVRMAREAIPDLSLSTDIIAAFPGETRSDFEATLDLVREVGFDEAYTYRYSPREGTPAMRLPAEDFLPEPEARARLAELITVCREIQGGINAGEVGRQDEVLVERDARDPGQVLGRTRRNKFVAFPSEGIGIGEYAWIELTGTTGATFQGALVGSLAAGAHR, via the coding sequence ATGACGAAGTCCCTAACCGAAGCGGGGCGCGCGTACGTGGAAACGTACGGGTGCCAGATGAACGTCGCCGACGGCGAATTGATGGAGGGGATTCTCGCTGCGGACGGGTACGAGATTGTTTCGTCCCCGGAGGAGGCCGACGTCATCCTCGTGAATACCTGTGCCATCCGCGATCACGCGGAGCGGCGGGTTTTGGGCCGTATCGGCCAACTCAGCGGGCTGAAGCGCGGCCACCCCGGCCTTCTGATCGGCGTAACCGGGTGCATGGCGCAGCGACTTGGCCGAACCCTCTTCAACCAGGCCTCCCAGGTGGATCTCGTGGTCGGTCCGGACGCCTACCGCTCACTTCCGGACCAGCTTCGGCGCCTCCGGGGCCAGCGAGGGGAGACGGAGGTCGAGGCCAAGCCTTGCGTTGTGCGACCCGGAAAGCGCCGCACCCAGCTCGCCGTCCTCGATCTCGACCCGGAAGAGAGCTACGAGGGGCTCGAACAGAGGCGTGAAGCCGGAGCGTCCGCCTGGGTCCCGATTCAGCGGGGCTGCGATCACCGCTGCACCTTCTGCATCGTGCCCTATGTCCGAGGTCCGGAGAAAAATCGCCGACCGGAGGAGGTAGTGGCCGAGGTTCGGGGATTGGCCGCGCGAGGGGTGACCGAGGTCACACTCCTCGGCCAGACCGTCAACTCCTACCGACGGGGCGATTGGAACTTCGCGCGGCTTCTGCGGGAAGTCGCGCGAATCGCGGGGATCCGGCGCGTTCGATTCACCTCGCCGCACCCGAACGACGTCACCCGCGAGCTGGTGGAGGTCATGGCTGAGGAGGAGGCGGTGTGTGAGCATCTCCACCTCCCGGTTCAGTCGGGAAGTGACCAGGTCCTTCGCCGGATGCTCAGGCGCTACACCGTCGAGAGCTACCTCGAGAAGGTGAGGATGGCGCGGGAGGCCATTCCCGATCTCTCCCTCTCGACGGACATCATCGCGGCATTTCCAGGCGAAACCCGGTCCGACTTCGAGGCGACGCTCGACCTCGTGCGCGAGGTCGGCTTCGACGAGGCGTACACCTACCGGTACTCGCCCCGCGAGGGGACTCCCGCGATGCGGCTTCCCGCCGAGGATTTTCTCCCCGAACCGGAGGCGCGGGCCCGGCTGGCGGAGCTCATCACGGTTTGCCGGGAGATCCAGGGCGGGATCAACGCTGGGGAAGTCGGGCGCCAGGACGAGGTTCTCGTCGAAAGGGATGCACGTGACCCCGGCCAGGTTCTGGGACGCACCCGCCGAAACAAGTTCGTGGCCTTTCCGTCGGAGGGGATTGGAATCGGGGAGTACGCCTGGATCGAGCTCACGGGAACGACCGGGGCCACATTCCAGGGCGCCCTGGTTGGCTCTCTCGCGGCCGGGGCCCACCGGTGA
- a CDS encoding DNA internalization-related competence protein ComEC/Rec2 gives MAHAAGIALPLLGASLPPALLLFLLLGALLLLWRRPWPAGVLVAAAVAGMASGAAVVHREESDCRLHLPRRWDGEVTGRFLTRVSSDGSFPFRIEEGGPGEVGGPDECRGVVRALLPRGATLPRAGGRIRVASSWEGRAFPQPGLAEWAGRLRLAGDWEPAPGGGPWGKVLVLRGAIQERMVALWGERTAPMVEALVLARREHLDPELRDAFALSGTAHLLAISGFHVGVVAGILLGLLRLVGLGRRAAEGGAAAGCWSYVLAIGAPHAAVRAAVLLTLLVAARVRGRPVVPAGALGSALLLLLVFDPGWLASVGFQLSFAGTAGLVLLRDPVSRALDRGWKTLTGRERPGRGRQGLGADLLKGGAAGIVAGVSATLPTLPFLAWHFDRVSLIGIPATLAVAPAVAAAIPGIGAGLFLSLFSMTLGRFAAGGSGLLLDGVGRAIRWTAALPGASFWVSRGALIAAALGGIAVYFYLRRGYAGRVGPGARRLAATTAGTALVLLLPLLPLGRDLELHLIDVGQGDAVALRTPRGRWLLVDAGPRSAGFDSGTRRVVPYLRRHGARGVEALVLTHPHLDHIGGAPGVIAGIGVRGILDPSRPYGSGPYLAVLEAAREEGIWWWVAREGSAFQVDGLRIEVLHPDAETADAPELADPNDLSVVLLVRWGEGAVLLTGDAPAAVERRVLERVPRLSVLKVGHHGSRTSTSPEFLAATHPGAALIGVGDPNGFGHPHDVVVERLEAAGARIFRTDRDGDVRVRIRRDGTVHAETSR, from the coding sequence TTGGCGCATGCCGCCGGGATCGCCCTCCCCCTCCTCGGCGCCTCCCTTCCACCGGCGCTCCTCCTCTTCCTCCTTCTCGGCGCGCTCCTCCTCCTATGGCGTCGCCCCTGGCCCGCGGGGGTGCTCGTTGCCGCAGCCGTGGCCGGGATGGCTTCGGGAGCAGCCGTCGTCCACCGGGAGGAATCAGACTGCCGCCTGCACCTCCCGCGGCGCTGGGACGGAGAGGTCACGGGCCGATTTCTGACGCGAGTCAGTTCCGACGGCTCCTTCCCCTTCCGGATCGAAGAGGGCGGGCCGGGTGAGGTGGGCGGCCCCGATGAGTGCCGCGGGGTGGTCCGTGCTCTCCTGCCGCGGGGGGCGACCCTCCCCCGCGCGGGAGGCCGAATCCGGGTCGCGTCCTCCTGGGAGGGGCGCGCGTTTCCTCAACCCGGGCTGGCCGAGTGGGCAGGGCGCCTCCGGTTGGCGGGGGATTGGGAACCCGCCCCCGGTGGCGGGCCTTGGGGAAAAGTTCTCGTGCTGCGCGGCGCGATCCAGGAGCGGATGGTGGCGCTCTGGGGGGAGCGGACGGCGCCGATGGTAGAGGCGCTCGTCCTCGCGCGCCGCGAACACCTCGACCCGGAGCTCCGCGACGCCTTTGCGCTTTCCGGAACGGCGCACCTTCTGGCGATCTCGGGATTTCACGTGGGAGTGGTTGCCGGGATCCTCCTCGGGCTCCTTCGCCTCGTCGGGCTCGGCCGGCGCGCGGCCGAGGGAGGAGCGGCCGCGGGATGCTGGAGCTACGTCCTCGCCATCGGGGCTCCGCACGCCGCGGTCCGGGCGGCTGTCCTCCTCACCCTCTTGGTCGCCGCACGGGTGCGAGGTCGGCCGGTCGTTCCGGCGGGGGCGCTCGGCTCGGCACTCCTGCTCCTGCTCGTCTTCGATCCGGGGTGGCTCGCGTCCGTGGGGTTTCAGCTTTCGTTCGCGGGCACGGCGGGGCTGGTCCTCCTCCGCGATCCCGTCTCGCGGGCGCTCGACCGGGGATGGAAGACTCTGACCGGGCGGGAGAGGCCGGGGCGGGGCCGCCAGGGGCTCGGTGCCGACCTCCTCAAGGGCGGGGCCGCGGGAATCGTGGCGGGTGTCTCCGCGACATTGCCGACCCTCCCTTTCCTCGCCTGGCACTTCGATCGCGTCTCTCTCATCGGGATTCCGGCGACCCTGGCAGTCGCGCCGGCGGTCGCCGCGGCGATTCCCGGGATCGGCGCGGGGCTCTTCCTCTCCCTCTTCTCCATGACCCTCGGGCGCTTCGCGGCGGGGGGAAGCGGGCTCCTCCTCGACGGCGTCGGGAGGGCGATTCGATGGACCGCCGCCCTCCCGGGCGCCTCGTTCTGGGTTTCTCGCGGGGCCCTGATCGCCGCGGCTCTGGGAGGGATCGCCGTCTACTTCTACCTTCGCCGGGGTTACGCCGGAAGGGTCGGACCCGGGGCGCGCCGGCTCGCGGCCACGACGGCGGGCACCGCGCTGGTGCTCCTCCTCCCTCTCCTCCCGCTCGGCCGGGATCTGGAGCTCCACCTCATCGACGTGGGGCAGGGGGATGCCGTGGCGCTCCGGACCCCGCGAGGGCGCTGGCTTCTCGTGGACGCCGGGCCCCGAAGCGCGGGCTTCGATTCCGGAACGCGGCGCGTCGTCCCCTATCTTCGGCGCCATGGTGCGCGGGGCGTGGAGGCGCTCGTCCTCACCCACCCCCACCTGGATCACATCGGGGGCGCCCCCGGGGTCATCGCGGGGATCGGGGTTCGTGGGATCCTCGATCCGTCGCGCCCGTACGGGTCGGGTCCGTATCTGGCGGTCCTCGAAGCCGCCCGCGAAGAGGGGATCTGGTGGTGGGTGGCTCGCGAGGGGAGCGCCTTTCAGGTGGACGGCCTCCGGATCGAGGTCCTCCATCCGGACGCCGAAACCGCCGATGCCCCAGAGCTCGCGGACCCGAACGATCTGTCCGTCGTGCTTTTGGTGCGTTGGGGCGAGGGGGCTGTTCTCCTCACCGGCGACGCCCCCGCCGCGGTCGAGCGCCGCGTTCTCGAGCGGGTCCCGCGCCTCTCCGTTCTCAAGGTGGGGCACCATGGAAGCCGAACTTCCACCTCGCCCGAGTTCCTCGCGGCCACTCACCCGGGCGCCGCGCTCATCGGGGTAGGAGATCCGAACGGCTTCGGCCACCCCCACGACGTGGTCGTGGAACGGCTGGAAGCGGCCGGCGCACGGATCTTCCGGACCGACCGGGACGGGGACGTCCGGGTGCGGATCCGCCGCGACGGAACGGTCCACGCGGAGACGTCCCGCTGA
- the fbp gene encoding class 1 fructose-bisphosphatase: MKDTHIITIERHIIEEERRRPAASGVFSNILSDMALAAKVISRQVNMAGLIDVLGKTGESNIQGEAVEKLDVFAQSVIYRAMDHTGYLCCMVSEEVEGFIPIPEKFPAGEYVLVFDPLDGSSNIDVNVSIGTVFAIYRKSSDTERGSLEDCLQGGRKQLAAGYIVYGSSTMMVYTTGRGVHGFTLDPSIGEFLLSHPDIRIPEPPMRSYSANEAYASRWTPGVRRFVDHLRDGDPARGGGDYSSRYIGSLVADFHRILLRGGIFFYPRHRNSPEGKLRLLYEAYPLALIAEEAGGRASDGERDILDVEARALHQRTPLFIGSADLVTMANRFIAEEG, from the coding sequence ATGAAGGACACCCACATCATCACGATCGAGCGGCACATCATCGAAGAGGAGCGGCGCCGTCCCGCCGCCAGCGGGGTCTTCAGCAACATCCTCTCGGACATGGCGCTCGCGGCGAAGGTGATCTCCCGCCAGGTGAACATGGCGGGGCTGATCGACGTGCTCGGGAAGACGGGGGAGTCCAACATCCAGGGGGAGGCGGTCGAGAAGCTCGACGTCTTCGCCCAGAGCGTGATCTACCGGGCGATGGACCACACGGGATACCTCTGCTGCATGGTTTCGGAAGAGGTCGAGGGCTTCATTCCGATCCCGGAGAAATTTCCCGCCGGGGAATACGTGCTCGTGTTCGACCCGCTTGACGGTTCTTCGAACATCGACGTGAACGTCTCGATCGGAACCGTCTTCGCCATTTACCGGAAGTCCTCGGACACGGAGCGCGGGAGCCTCGAGGATTGTCTCCAGGGAGGACGGAAGCAGCTCGCGGCGGGTTACATCGTGTACGGCTCCTCGACCATGATGGTCTACACGACGGGTCGCGGAGTTCATGGTTTCACCCTCGATCCGTCTATCGGAGAATTCCTCCTCAGCCACCCGGACATCCGAATCCCCGAACCTCCCATGCGGAGCTACTCGGCGAACGAGGCATATGCGTCCCGCTGGACCCCGGGAGTCCGCAGGTTCGTGGATCATCTCCGGGACGGCGATCCGGCGCGGGGCGGGGGCGACTATTCGTCGCGCTACATCGGCTCCCTGGTGGCCGACTTTCACCGAATCCTGCTGCGAGGGGGGATCTTCTTTTATCCGCGCCACCGGAATAGCCCCGAAGGGAAACTTCGGCTCCTCTACGAAGCGTATCCGCTGGCCTTGATCGCGGAGGAAGCAGGGGGGCGGGCGTCAGACGGGGAGCGCGATATCCTCGACGTCGAGGCGCGGGCACTCCACCAGCGGACCCCCCTCTTCATCGGCTCGGCCGACCTCGTTACGATGGCCAACCGGTTCATCGCGGAAGAAGGGTAA
- the purF gene encoding amidophosphoribosyltransferase, with the protein MTTPLGPARPARSEDILTSSLEELPREECGVFGISGVDGAAELTFFGLYALQHRGQESAGICTVNGNGTARVRKGTGLVADVFTADDLNQLPGRTGVGHVRYSTAGGSRPQNAQPIVVRYARGDLSIAHNGNLTNAQLLRGRLVEEGALFQSSSDSEVIVHLISRSRETTVDAQVHDALSQLEGAFSIVLSIGDALYAARDPRGFRPLVLGRKEGGHVVASESCALDIIGAEFIRDIRPGEIVRIRDGVVESQNGLTPETPSPCVFELVYFARPDSNFWGLSVDRARRAFGQRLAREQPADADCVISVPDSANSAALGYAEESGLPFELGLLRNHYVGRTFIRPLQADRDFGARIKYNPVKEIVEGRRVVVVDDSLVRGTTSSSLVKFLKDAGAREVHFRIASPPVRFPCFYGIDMPSREELIGASKSVEEIRAILGVNSLGYLSLEGMLKAVEKVGPFCDACFSGNYTAPLVDLEKGLTANHVPPGC; encoded by the coding sequence ATGACCACGCCTCTCGGGCCGGCCCGTCCGGCCCGTTCCGAGGACATCCTCACCTCCTCGCTCGAGGAGCTTCCCCGCGAGGAGTGCGGCGTCTTCGGGATCAGTGGGGTGGACGGAGCCGCCGAGTTGACCTTCTTCGGCCTTTACGCGCTCCAGCATCGCGGCCAAGAATCCGCCGGGATTTGCACCGTGAATGGGAATGGCACGGCCCGGGTCCGGAAGGGGACGGGGCTGGTCGCGGACGTCTTTACCGCCGACGACCTGAACCAGCTCCCCGGACGGACTGGCGTTGGCCACGTGCGGTATTCGACAGCGGGAGGGAGCCGCCCGCAAAACGCGCAACCGATCGTCGTCCGGTACGCGCGAGGCGACCTCTCCATCGCGCACAACGGGAACCTCACGAACGCCCAGCTGCTCCGCGGCCGCCTCGTCGAAGAAGGGGCCCTATTCCAGAGCAGCTCGGACTCGGAGGTGATCGTCCACCTCATTTCACGGTCGAGGGAGACGACGGTGGATGCCCAGGTGCATGACGCGCTTTCTCAGCTCGAGGGCGCCTTCTCCATCGTCCTCTCGATCGGCGATGCTCTCTACGCGGCGCGCGATCCGCGCGGGTTCCGCCCGCTCGTGCTGGGGCGGAAAGAAGGCGGCCACGTCGTCGCATCCGAGAGCTGTGCTCTCGACATCATCGGCGCGGAGTTCATTCGCGACATCCGGCCGGGGGAAATCGTGCGGATCCGGGACGGCGTCGTGGAGTCGCAGAACGGGCTGACCCCAGAAACGCCCTCTCCCTGCGTCTTCGAGCTCGTTTATTTCGCCCGCCCCGACTCGAACTTCTGGGGCCTGAGCGTGGACCGCGCGCGGCGGGCCTTCGGCCAACGGCTCGCGCGCGAACAACCGGCCGACGCGGACTGCGTGATCTCGGTCCCTGACTCGGCGAACTCCGCAGCGCTCGGCTACGCCGAGGAGTCAGGGCTCCCCTTCGAGCTCGGGCTCCTTCGGAACCACTACGTCGGACGCACCTTCATCCGCCCGTTGCAGGCAGACCGCGACTTCGGGGCGCGCATCAAGTACAACCCCGTGAAGGAGATCGTCGAAGGGCGTCGCGTGGTGGTCGTGGACGATTCGCTCGTCCGGGGGACGACTTCCTCCTCCCTGGTGAAATTCCTGAAGGATGCGGGGGCCCGCGAGGTCCACTTCCGCATCGCGAGTCCGCCCGTACGATTCCCCTGTTTTTACGGAATCGACATGCCCTCGCGGGAAGAGCTGATCGGCGCGTCGAAGTCGGTGGAAGAGATCCGCGCGATTCTGGGCGTCAACTCCCTCGGATACCTCTCTCTCGAGGGCATGCTGAAGGCGGTCGAGAAGGTGGGTCCCTTCTGCGATGCCTGCTTCTCTGGAAACTATACGGCGCCCCTCGTAGACCTGGAAAAGGGGCTCACAGCAAATCACGTGCCGCCCGGCTGCTGA